The DNA segment ATCTTCTTTCGGGGTTGTCCGAGCCAACAGCATCATTAAATCGGAATGCTCTGCCCTTGAAGTCCAAATCTTTTGCCCATGTATTTCATAGTAATCCCCTTTTCTTTCTGCAGTGGTCGTAATACTCGTTGTATCACTGCCAGCCGTCGGTTCTGTAATACCAAAAGCCTGTAAACGTTGTTCACCAGAGGCTATTTTCGGTAGCAATCGTTGCTTTTGTTCTTCATTACCGTGTCTTAGAAGTGCGCCCATCGTATACATTTGAGCGTGTCCCGCCCCAGCGTTTCCTCCTGACCGATTGATCTCCTCTAAAATTATTCCTGCTTCCGTAATTCCTAGACCGGCACCCCCATATTCTTCAGGAATTAAAACAGATAGCCACCCATCATTGGTAAGGGCTTGAATAAATTCCTCGGGGTATGCTTTTCGCTCGTCAAGTTCACTCCAATAAGACTCTGGAAATTTATTACATAAAGATTGTATGCTTTTGCGAATTAGTAAATGTTCTTCTTGTTTCTCGGTAGTAAGCTCCATATTTTATTCCTCCTGTTTTTCTAATAATTAAACGCTTTCACAGTTAGTTAGGATACTGTATCCAATTTTAATTGTCTATCGATTTAGAACATTCACTATATATTTTAGAACCCCTTTTATCAAAGTCCACTCCGGACATTCCGCCAATATATCGAGCGATCTCTGTATGGTCAACGTTCTTACCTTCCATCTGCGTTTCAGCATCACCCCATAAATCAACTACAGAATGAGAGATTGGGCTGGGCACCTCAGCTGCCTTCGCTATATTTATAGCTGTAGTAAGGTCTTTATACATAAGATCCAGTGTAAATCGCCCTTCGTATTTGCCTGATAAAATTTGTTGGGCTACTTTGTTTTCACTTGAGTTGTTTTTACCTGTACTGTTATTAACTATATCTAACATTTTATAAGGGTCCAGTCCCGCCTTCATTCCTATGGCAATAGCTTCAAGAGTAGCTGCTAAGGTTGTGGCAGAAATTAAATTATTCAATGCTTTTACTGCATGACCTGTCCCAATTTCCCCAACATGAGTAATCTTTGAACCAATAGATTTGAAGATTGGAATCACTCGTTTATACGTGGCAGCCTCTCCACCTACCATTATGGCGAGTGAACCATCTTCTGCCTTTTTCACTCCTCCACTTACTGGTGCGTCAAGCATTTCTATCTTTTTCTTTTTTAATTCACCATAAATCTCTTTGGTTACTTCAGGAATTGAGCTAGTCATATCTATTACTACACTTGAAGGTTCCAGCCCTGATAGAAGACCGTTTTCTGCTAATATTACATCTTTAACAATATCCGCGTTAGGTAATATAGTGAGTACATATTTGTTTTCCTTTGCCAATTCTGTAAGTGAGTCTGCTATCTTAGCTCCTAGAGATTGAAATTCATTGAGCGTATCTCTATTTACATCATAGACATGAAGCTGATGCCCCTGTTCGATTAACCGTTTGCCGATACGCCCGCCCATGTTACCTAAACCCACTAGGCCTAAATTCATTAACATCCCTCCATCCCATACACACACTTAATTTTTATCACTTTCCTCGAAAACTTCTCTGGCAATTTTAAAACTATCGATCGCCGCCGGAACTCCACAATAGATAGCTGTTTGCAATAACACCTCCTGAATCTCCTCTTTAGACACCCCATTATTTAAGGCACCACGTAAATGAAGCTTAATTTCATGGGGACGATTTAGTGCAGTCAGCATTGCCAGGTTAATCATGCTCCTTGTTTTCTTTGTTAACCCATCTCGAGTCCAAACTTCGCCCCAGCAATATTCCGTCACTAACTCCTGTAAAGGACGGTTAAACTCATCAGCATTTTCAATGGCTTGATCAACATAGGAAGCACCAAGTACACTTCGTCGCACCTCAAGACCTTGTTCAAATCTGGTTTTATTCATAATATCTCCTCCATTTTTAAAGTGAAATTCTTTATCACACAGCAATTGAATGCAACAGATTTCTCAATTCAGATTTCGTCTCAAAACCAATGCCAGGAACCTCTGGCAAACGGACATAGCCATTTTCAACTGGAAGATGATCCGCAAATCCACCGAAAGGTTCGAATACTCCAGGATAGGACTCATTTCCTCCTAACCCTAAACCAGCTGCGATGTTTAAAGACATTTGGTGCCCACCATGAGGAATACATCGACGTGGGGACCATCCATGTTCTTTTAACATGTCAATAATTCGTAAGTACTCAACAAGCCCATAACTTAACGCACAATCAAACTGCAAATAATCACGATCTGGCCTCATTCCTCCGTATCTAATCAAGTTACGGGCATCCTGCATGGAAAAAAGGTTTTCTCCCGTAGCCATCGAATGTTTGTAGTGTTTAGAAAGCTCGGCCTGTAGGGCATAATCCAGCGGATCTCCCACCTCCTCATACCAAAACAATTGATAAGGTTCTAATCTTTCTGCATACTTGATAGCTGTGTCTAGATCAAACCGACCATTGACATCAACGGCTAAGCAGCTGCCATCTTTAACCACCTCCAAGACGGATTCAATTCGGTGTAGGTCATCCTCAAGTGAGGTCCCTCCAATCTTCATTTTCACAACAGAGTAGCCAAGATTTAAATAATTCTTCATTTCATTTTTTAGTTCTTCTAATCCTTTGCCAGGCTGATAGTAGCCTCCTGCTGCATAAACAAAGACTTTTTCATCTACCTCTCCTCCGCGGTAACGATCTGCGAGCAACTGATATAAAGGCTGCTCTTCAACCTTACTCACAGCATCCCATACCGCCATATCTAATGTCCCCACGGCAACGGACCGTTCACCATGGCCGCCTGGTTTTTCTCCAGTCATGAGTACATTCCATATTTTATGTGGGTCAAAATTTGTCTCTGCGTCATTCAGTACATCCGTTGATTCGGCTTCTAGTAATCTAGGTATAAATCTCTCTTGAAGCAATCCAGTTGGAGCATAACGGCCATTTGAATTAAACCCATAGCCTACCACTCTTTTTCCATCTCTTATTACATCAGTAACAATCGCTACTACAGCAGCTGTCATTTTACTGAAATCTATATAGGCATTACTAATTTTGGATTTGATCGGAACGGTTGCAACTTTAATATCTATTATTTTCATAAAATCTTACTCCTCCTATAATTTTCAAAAATTCAAAATCTCTATAGCGTTCAAGGCAGAGCCCTTGAATATGAAGATTGTACTTATCTTTAAATAGGTTAACTGTTACGGAACGAGTCCAACCCAATCCCACCAAGTAAAGGCGATTAAAATAGTCAATCCCATCATTAATAGGGTCATATAGAGACCAGGCACTAAAAATTCTCGCTGAGAGATTTGCCCTGAGCTATGGACAATCACATTAGGCATGGTTTCAACAACTAAAATATAACCATGTAAACATGTAAGTGCAGCAGTAAAGCAAACGAATGTTGGATCAATTCCTGCTTCAAGTGACATCCCAATATAAATAGGAATTAATGTAACAACGGCAGTGGAGACATTTGACATAATTAAATGGAAAACCTGTGATGCAATTAAAATAAATATAACCGCGTATATTGGGACTTGAATCAATGATAAAATCCATGGTGTAGCCATAACCTTGCCAATTTGCTCAGCAGCTCCTGATTCGGTTAAAGCATATCCCATAGAGAGAGTAGCCCCTAACAAGAAAATTGTGTCATAATTAATTTTTACTACATTCGACCAACTGGCACAGCCTACCCCGGGAAGTGTCATCAGTACGACTCCCATAATTGCAGGAATGCTTAAGTCAAGACCATGAAGAGGTTCTGTCATCCACAACAGGACTGTAACCGTTAATATGAGCAAGCACTTTTTTTCTTTACTATTTAGTGGACCGAATTCCCTCACTTTTTCTTGCATTTCGTTTTTAACTTTAGGAAAAGATTGATCTTCTTTCTTAAGCGGATAGCACTTCAGCAACACAATCCAGGCTCCAGGTATTAAAGTGATCCATAAAGGTAAGGAATAAATAAACCATTCAAAGTAAGTAATTTCCACCCCTAGGAATTGCTTTAACAGATTGACTGTAAGTATATTCCCTATCGCTGCTGTCATAACTGCTGTCCCACTGATCGTTCCCCCAAAAGCTACACCCAGCAAAACTTTTTTCCTTAAATTACTGTGAGCAGGTGCTCCTATAGTGTCTAAAACGTCTATGGCTATCGGTAATAATAGGGTAGTTCTAACGGCTGCTGCTGGTATGAAAAAGGATTGTACCTGAGGGATGATTAAAATACATCCGAGCAATCCCTTTGAAGTTCCTCCCCACTTTGCAAGAATGTTAAAAGTAATTCGTCTGGCTAAGCTAGTTTCATTTACTGCTCTTGCAAGCATCATCCCACCAATAATTAAAAATATGGCAGAGGATGAGAATCCGCTATAGATCACTTCAATTGATACTGGCTGAAGCAAGAGCATGAATAACATGATTACAGCAGCTGTCAGTCCCAGAGGAAGGGCTTCAAAAATCCAAAGCACCACGCCTGAAGTAACAATGGCAATCATTTTTCTTGCGGGATCATCAAAGGAAGCGGGTAAGAAAAACAAGATAACTAAAAATGATCCAATAGCTGTAAGAACGCCTGAAAGCTGCCTGTAGTTAAGTTTGTAGAATCCACTTCCTCTTTCATTTCGATCCACCTTAGAATGACTTTTGATCCTTGCATGATTCGGCATATCGGTCGTCTCCATTTTAAAAGCATTTCTTGCGTTATAGATGGTACTTTTTTAAAGGGTACGTTCAAATGATGCTGGGTAAGTCATTTTTACAGGGTTTACAATCTCATCAAATTCATCTTCTGTCAGCAAGCCCAATAGGGTGGACGCCTCTTTTAAAGTCAAATTCTGTTCATGAGCGGTCTTTGCTATTTTCGCTGCATTCTCATAGCCAATGTAAGGATTTAATGCAGTCACAAGCATTAAAGACTGATTCAAGTTTTTTTCAATCACTTCTTTATTCGGTTTCAATCCTTTAATGCAATTTTTATTAAAGGAGATCATTCCATCTGCTAACAACCTGGCTGATTGCAGAAAGTTATAGGCAATCACTGGTTTAAAAACATTCACCTGAAAATTTCCTTGACTGGCAGCAAGACCGATTGTTACATCATTACCTATGACTTGAGTTGTGACCATCGTCAGCGCTTCACATTGCGTAGGATTTACCTTACCTGGCATCATTGAGCTCCCAGGTTCATTCTCAGGAATGGTAATTTCTCCAATCCCGCTTCTTGGTCCACTCGCCAGCCATCGGACATCATTGGCAATTTTCATTAAATCAGCTGCTAAGGCCTTTAAAGCACCGTGACAATACACTACTTCATCATAGCTTGTCAGTGCATGGAACTTATTTAAGGCAGGAACGAACTTTTTCCCAGTAAACGAACTGATTTTTTCAACAGCAATCTCAGGAAACGATTTGTACGTATTGAGACCTGTTCCTACTGCAGTACCCGCAAAGGCCAATTCTTCCATTTTTATATAACTCTCTTTAATCATTTCTTCTGTTTTTTCCAACATTCTATGCCACGCACTAATTTCTTGTCCCAACGTAAGAGGTACAGCATCTTGTAAGTGTGTACGTCCCACTTTTACTATCTCTTCATATTCTTTTGATTTTGTTAAAAGGGTTTCTTTCATGTCGTATAAAGCAGGGAAAACTTGATCTTCTATTACTGTCACACCAGCAATATACATGGCAGTTGGAAAATTGCAGTTTGAACTCTGCGATAAATTCACATCATCATTAGGATGAAGTCTTTCTTCACTCTCCTGTTTCTCTAGCCATTGGTTCCCTCTATTAGCGATGACTTCATTAATATTCATATGAGATTGAGTCCCACTGCCAGTTTGCCAGACCATAAGGGGAAAATGTTCAAAGAGTTTCCCCTCTAGGATCTCGTTTGAGGCTTGAACAATTGCTGAAGTTTTATCTTCACTTAAATGACCTAGTTGGTGATTAGCGAGTGCGGCACTTTTCTTTAAAATGGCGAACCCCTTCAGTACTTCTTCAGGCATTTTCTCTATACCAATCCTGAAATTTTCACTGCTGCGCTGGGTTTGTGCAGCCCAAAGTTTATCTTGAGGTACTTTCATTATCCCTAAGGTGTCCTTCTCTATTCTGTACTCCAATGATGATCCCTCCTTCTTAAGCGAAATTCGAATTTTATAGGTTAGAGAAACTGACTACTTCTTTTGCCTTCTTATAGACAGGATAATCAACTAATTTTCCATTGACGTTTATAGAAGCCTTTCCGGTTTGTTCTGCCTTTTCGAACTCCTCTACAATTTCATTAGCCTGTTGCACCTCCCACTTGTTAGGAGCAAACAGTTCGTTGACTGTTTTCACTTGCTTAGGGTGAATAGTTAATTTCCCCTTAAATCCTAAATTTTTCGTTCTTGTGGCTTCTTCCACTAATCCAGTATGGTTCATTAAATCAGGAAACACCGCATCTATAGGTCCCCCTATTTTTGCTGCTCGAGAGGCCACAGCGATTCTTGACAAGGGGTAAATCAGCTCCCTCCCCTCGGGTGTTAATTCACAACCTAAATCCAGGGAATAGTCAATGGAACCGAAGGCTAATTTAGATATAAAGGAGTGAGCTCGGGCGATTTCATAAACATCCTGAACACCTTTAGCCGTTTCAATCAGAGGAATAACTTCAAATGACACGTTTTCCACAGCCAGTGCTGCGCAATCACTAGCCCCCCATTTAATTACTCTTTCACAAAT comes from the Halobacillus shinanisalinarum genome and includes:
- a CDS encoding NAD(P)-dependent oxidoreductase, whose product is MNLGLVGLGNMGGRIGKRLIEQGHQLHVYDVNRDTLNEFQSLGAKIADSLTELAKENKYVLTILPNADIVKDVILAENGLLSGLEPSSVVIDMTSSIPEVTKEIYGELKKKKIEMLDAPVSGGVKKAEDGSLAIMVGGEAATYKRVIPIFKSIGSKITHVGEIGTGHAVKALNNLISATTLAATLEAIAIGMKAGLDPYKMLDIVNNSTGKNNSSENKVAQQILSGKYEGRFTLDLMYKDLTTAINIAKAAEVPSPISHSVVDLWGDAETQMEGKNVDHTEIARYIGGMSGVDFDKRGSKIYSECSKSIDN
- the pcaC gene encoding 4-carboxymuconolactone decarboxylase, which produces MNKTRFEQGLEVRRSVLGASYVDQAIENADEFNRPLQELVTEYCWGEVWTRDGLTKKTRSMINLAMLTALNRPHEIKLHLRGALNNGVSKEEIQEVLLQTAIYCGVPAAIDSFKIAREVFEESDKN
- a CDS encoding mandelate racemase/muconate lactonizing enzyme family protein produces the protein MKIIDIKVATVPIKSKISNAYIDFSKMTAAVVAIVTDVIRDGKRVVGYGFNSNGRYAPTGLLQERFIPRLLEAESTDVLNDAETNFDPHKIWNVLMTGEKPGGHGERSVAVGTLDMAVWDAVSKVEEQPLYQLLADRYRGGEVDEKVFVYAAGGYYQPGKGLEELKNEMKNYLNLGYSVVKMKIGGTSLEDDLHRIESVLEVVKDGSCLAVDVNGRFDLDTAIKYAERLEPYQLFWYEEVGDPLDYALQAELSKHYKHSMATGENLFSMQDARNLIRYGGMRPDRDYLQFDCALSYGLVEYLRIIDMLKEHGWSPRRCIPHGGHQMSLNIAAGLGLGGNESYPGVFEPFGGFADHLPVENGYVRLPEVPGIGFETKSELRNLLHSIAV
- a CDS encoding SLC13 family permease — protein: MPNHARIKSHSKVDRNERGSGFYKLNYRQLSGVLTAIGSFLVILFFLPASFDDPARKMIAIVTSGVVLWIFEALPLGLTAAVIMLFMLLLQPVSIEVIYSGFSSSAIFLIIGGMMLARAVNETSLARRITFNILAKWGGTSKGLLGCILIIPQVQSFFIPAAAVRTTLLLPIAIDVLDTIGAPAHSNLRKKVLLGVAFGGTISGTAVMTAAIGNILTVNLLKQFLGVEITYFEWFIYSLPLWITLIPGAWIVLLKCYPLKKEDQSFPKVKNEMQEKVREFGPLNSKEKKCLLILTVTVLLWMTEPLHGLDLSIPAIMGVVLMTLPGVGCASWSNVVKINYDTIFLLGATLSMGYALTESGAAEQIGKVMATPWILSLIQVPIYAVIFILIASQVFHLIMSNVSTAVVTLIPIYIGMSLEAGIDPTFVCFTAALTCLHGYILVVETMPNVIVHSSGQISQREFLVPGLYMTLLMMGLTILIAFTWWDWVGLVP
- the fumC gene encoding class II fumarate hydratase, which codes for MEYRIEKDTLGIMKVPQDKLWAAQTQRSSENFRIGIEKMPEEVLKGFAILKKSAALANHQLGHLSEDKTSAIVQASNEILEGKLFEHFPLMVWQTGSGTQSHMNINEVIANRGNQWLEKQESEERLHPNDDVNLSQSSNCNFPTAMYIAGVTVIEDQVFPALYDMKETLLTKSKEYEEIVKVGRTHLQDAVPLTLGQEISAWHRMLEKTEEMIKESYIKMEELAFAGTAVGTGLNTYKSFPEIAVEKISSFTGKKFVPALNKFHALTSYDEVVYCHGALKALAADLMKIANDVRWLASGPRSGIGEITIPENEPGSSMMPGKVNPTQCEALTMVTTQVIGNDVTIGLAASQGNFQVNVFKPVIAYNFLQSARLLADGMISFNKNCIKGLKPNKEVIEKNLNQSLMLVTALNPYIGYENAAKIAKTAHEQNLTLKEASTLLGLLTEDEFDEIVNPVKMTYPASFERTL
- a CDS encoding HpcH/HpaI aldolase/citrate lyase family protein, with the translated sequence MSVLRSYLFVPARELSMIRKAIQSEADSIIIDLEDAVVASEKESARNLMEKALLELQGSKPIYIRINDTSTPFWENDLESAVLNGATGIVVPKAENKEQMINICERVIKWGASDCAALAVENVSFEVIPLIETAKGVQDVYEIARAHSFISKLAFGSIDYSLDLGCELTPEGRELIYPLSRIAVASRAAKIGGPIDAVFPDLMNHTGLVEEATRTKNLGFKGKLTIHPKQVKTVNELFAPNKWEVQQANEIVEEFEKAEQTGKASINVNGKLVDYPVYKKAKEVVSFSNL